One stretch of Musicola paradisiaca NCPPB 2511 DNA includes these proteins:
- the araH gene encoding L-arabinose ABC transporter permease AraH has translation MSTVSSPTHASKSQGLSLSRIWDNYGMLVVFAALFLACMLFVPNFATFVNMKGLGLAISMSGMVACGMLFCLASGDFDLSVASVIACAGVTTAVVINISESLWVGVGAGLLLGMAFGLLNGFVIAQLKINALITTLATMQIVRGLAYIISEGKAVGIEDERFFTLGYANWLGLPAPIWLTAICMVLFGLLLNKTTFGRNTLAIGGNEEAARLAGVPVVRTKIIIFGLSGLVSAAAGIILASRMTSGQPMTSIGYELIVISACVLGGVSLKGGIGKISYVVAGVLILGTVENAMNLLNISPFAQYVVRGLILLAAVIFDRYKQLAKKTV, from the coding sequence ATGTCTACAGTGAGTTCTCCTACCCACGCCAGCAAATCACAAGGCCTGAGCCTGTCCCGCATCTGGGATAACTACGGCATGTTGGTGGTGTTTGCGGCATTGTTCCTGGCTTGTATGTTATTCGTGCCGAATTTCGCCACCTTCGTCAACATGAAAGGGCTGGGGCTGGCGATTTCCATGTCTGGCATGGTGGCCTGCGGCATGTTGTTTTGTCTGGCCTCGGGGGATTTCGACCTGTCGGTCGCTTCGGTGATTGCCTGCGCCGGCGTGACCACCGCGGTGGTGATCAACATCAGTGAAAGCCTGTGGGTCGGCGTGGGCGCCGGGCTGTTGCTGGGGATGGCGTTCGGCCTGCTCAACGGGTTTGTTATCGCCCAGCTGAAAATTAACGCCCTGATCACCACGCTGGCCACGATGCAGATTGTGCGCGGTCTGGCGTACATCATCTCGGAGGGTAAAGCGGTGGGGATTGAAGACGAGCGTTTTTTCACCCTGGGCTATGCTAACTGGCTGGGATTACCGGCGCCGATCTGGCTAACCGCTATCTGTATGGTGCTGTTCGGGTTGCTGTTAAATAAGACGACCTTTGGCCGTAACACGCTGGCGATCGGCGGTAATGAGGAGGCGGCACGGTTGGCCGGGGTGCCAGTGGTGCGAACCAAAATCATTATTTTCGGCCTGTCCGGGCTGGTTTCCGCGGCGGCGGGCATCATCCTGGCGTCACGGATGACCAGCGGCCAGCCGATGACGTCGATTGGTTATGAGCTGATCGTGATTTCAGCTTGCGTACTGGGCGGCGTGTCACTGAAAGGCGGCATCGGCAAGATATCCTATGTGGTGGCTGGGGTGTTGATTCTGGGGACGGTGGAAAACGCCATGAACCTGCTGAATATTTCGCCCTTCGCCCAGTATGTGGTGCGTGGTCTGATCCTGCTGGCGGCGGTCATTTTCGACCGCTACAAACAATTGGCGAAGAAAACCGTCTGA
- a CDS encoding YnfC family lipoprotein encodes MNIKTGIALSLAAIISPCANALDAFNPVISNMSVLFDFNPARGDIQMLTSRIYNDDGSLDYEMHLLMDRQGCVTAFGAKNVSDQKFTELFRKDHALKGKDERGEVTLTLDDKCRFITKTDATGTAKFTYGENGLIKSVSSAKTGQTVMTYQYDTFGMLAGVETFMNGKTFLQNRLQCDVAGDKPFDCLSMTRVQGITVATIKMNCDYDDNGLAYQCNMLSVLGRGEKQKLRKQRVSTTVTYYPRTDII; translated from the coding sequence ATGAATATAAAAACCGGCATCGCACTCTCGCTCGCCGCCATCATCTCGCCTTGCGCCAATGCGTTGGATGCGTTCAACCCGGTTATTTCGAATATGTCCGTATTGTTTGATTTCAATCCGGCACGGGGTGATATCCAGATGCTGACCAGCAGAATCTACAATGACGATGGCTCGCTGGACTATGAAATGCATCTGCTGATGGATCGTCAGGGCTGCGTGACGGCATTCGGCGCGAAGAACGTGTCGGACCAGAAATTCACCGAGTTATTCCGAAAAGATCACGCATTGAAAGGCAAGGATGAGCGTGGCGAGGTGACATTGACTCTTGATGATAAGTGTCGATTCATCACGAAAACGGACGCCACCGGAACGGCTAAATTTACCTATGGCGAAAATGGGTTGATTAAATCCGTCTCTTCCGCGAAGACCGGGCAGACGGTGATGACGTATCAGTATGATACTTTCGGCATGCTAGCGGGCGTTGAGACGTTCATGAACGGAAAGACTTTCCTGCAAAATCGGCTCCAGTGCGATGTTGCTGGGGATAAACCCTTTGATTGCCTGTCCATGACGCGAGTTCAGGGGATAACGGTTGCCACCATCAAAATGAATTGCGACTACGATGACAATGGGCTGGCATATCAGTGCAACATGCTTTCTGTGTTGGGGCGCGGCGAGAAGCAAAAACTCCGCAAACAGCGCGTCAGCACTACGGTGACGTATTATCCTCGTACCGACATCATATAA
- a CDS encoding SgcJ/EcaC family oxidoreductase yields MHKKPLLALTLFSALTVSQAYAADTLTCVTTDEKAIAGLFERWNQSLQSGDAKKVNENYAADAVLLPTLSPKTRRTAAERIDYFEHFLQKKPVGQIDSRTIRIGCNEALDIGNYTFTFGDKSQVKARYTYTYAWNGSQWLITSHHSSVLPAE; encoded by the coding sequence ATGCATAAAAAACCGCTTTTGGCTTTAACCCTGTTTAGTGCTCTTACTGTTTCCCAAGCCTACGCCGCCGATACGTTAACCTGTGTAACAACGGATGAAAAAGCCATCGCCGGGCTGTTCGAGCGTTGGAATCAGTCTCTCCAAAGCGGAGATGCGAAAAAAGTGAATGAGAATTACGCGGCGGATGCGGTGCTGCTGCCGACGCTTTCACCCAAAACGCGGAGAACCGCTGCCGAACGTATCGATTACTTTGAGCACTTCCTGCAGAAAAAACCGGTGGGGCAGATTGATAGCCGTACTATCCGAATTGGCTGTAACGAGGCGTTGGATATCGGTAATTACACCTTTACTTTTGGCGACAAATCCCAGGTCAAGGCGCGTTATACCTACACTTACGCCTGGAATGGCAGCCAATGGCTAATCACCAGCCACCATTCGTCGGTGCTGCCGGCAGAATAA
- the manA gene encoding mannose-6-phosphate isomerase translates to MQKMRNNIQHYAWGSKRALTELYGIANPDGLPMAELWMGAHPKSSSFVLDNNAAEHNLRDRITADLSASLGDAVARRFGELPFLFKVLCAEQPLSIQVHPSKSAAEEGYARENAAGIPFDSPERNYKDANHKPELVFALTPFLAMNAFRESSDMIRQLTPLADAHPAIGAFLQQPDGNTLSILFSSLLNMSGEEKRRALGMLFDLLEKNRGEPWDTIRFIAQFYPDDSGLFSPLLLNVVQLQPGEAMFLHAKTPHAYLHGVGLEVMANSDNVLRAGLTPKYIDIPELVANVKFVGRTAESLLTRPIKNASELRFPIPVDDFAFSLHSLDQQAQTITLSSAAIIFCINGKALLDNGHQTVTLSPGESCFIPANDATVSVQGEGHIARVYNQPLSV, encoded by the coding sequence ATGCAAAAAATGCGCAACAACATTCAGCACTATGCCTGGGGCAGCAAACGCGCCTTGACCGAGCTCTATGGCATTGCGAATCCTGACGGGTTGCCGATGGCGGAGCTGTGGATGGGCGCGCATCCGAAAAGCAGTTCTTTCGTCCTTGACAACAATGCCGCCGAACACAATCTACGCGATCGCATCACTGCGGATTTATCCGCGTCGCTGGGTGACGCCGTGGCGCGCCGCTTCGGCGAATTACCGTTTCTTTTCAAGGTACTCTGCGCCGAACAGCCGCTCTCTATTCAGGTACATCCTTCCAAATCCGCAGCCGAAGAAGGTTATGCCCGTGAAAACGCCGCCGGCATTCCGTTCGATTCGCCTGAACGTAATTACAAAGATGCCAACCACAAACCCGAATTGGTATTTGCACTGACGCCGTTTCTGGCCATGAATGCTTTCCGGGAATCATCGGACATGATCCGCCAGTTGACCCCGTTGGCCGATGCGCATCCGGCTATCGGCGCGTTTCTGCAACAGCCTGACGGTAATACTCTGTCTATTCTGTTCTCGAGCCTGCTGAATATGTCAGGCGAGGAAAAACGCCGGGCGCTTGGCATGCTGTTTGACTTGCTGGAGAAAAACCGGGGTGAACCCTGGGATACCATACGTTTCATCGCGCAGTTTTATCCCGACGACAGCGGGCTGTTTTCTCCATTGCTGCTGAATGTTGTCCAGCTCCAGCCGGGCGAAGCCATGTTCCTGCATGCAAAAACGCCGCATGCCTACCTCCATGGCGTTGGTCTGGAAGTGATGGCTAATTCCGACAATGTGCTACGCGCCGGGTTAACCCCCAAGTACATCGATATCCCCGAGTTGGTTGCCAACGTTAAATTTGTCGGCAGAACGGCGGAAAGTTTGCTCACCCGACCGATAAAAAACGCCAGCGAATTGCGCTTCCCGATCCCGGTCGATGACTTTGCCTTTTCCCTGCACTCGCTGGATCAGCAAGCCCAAACCATCACGTTATCCAGTGCGGCGATTATTTTCTGTATCAACGGGAAAGCGTTATTGGATAATGGCCACCAGACGGTAACGCTGTCGCCGGGCGAGTCCTGCTTTATTCCGGCTAATGATGCAACAGTCAGCGTTCAGGGTGAGGGGCACATCGCCCGCGTTTATAATCAACCGTTAAGCGTATAA
- a CDS encoding YdgA family protein translates to MAKKTVVAVGVIIALGAIWTGASWITGQQIEKHIGEATDSLNNVLKTNYPNSRLKVAYRDYQRGVFTSRLALVVQTEGEPSADKEIVVNAEISHGPFPIRPFSLAPVMASVHAELANTEAVKPLFEMTSNKPFISADSRISYNGDTHSTVTLLALDTQSPDTKLNFSGASLQLNLSSDLRAAEISGTLGSLLMEKNRIDGVTEKLSLQGMALSSNTHKGTFDIDLGDNTLTLKKLALDIQEGDSVTINDLALTSQVSEDTTNLAGKSALTLGSIMWRDQNLGSLMMNINFSGFDGKGAKQFATEYHKTYREMLRNIDDNTTADAYTQQLSSVVLHNLPLLLKGNPTISVAPLSWKNAKGESTFTFAIDMTDPLQKAAATPAAPAQSDEETLFRNSVKKVDAKLNVPLDMITELMVQTAPKATSDEQKKQTETMARQQTQLMANIGQMSQVTVTQNNAITSTLQYADGLVTFNARKIPLAEFLAPFISIPTQEGTEEEGDDDAQTPAEPSTPTAK, encoded by the coding sequence GTGGCAAAAAAGACCGTAGTGGCAGTTGGCGTTATCATTGCACTTGGCGCTATCTGGACCGGCGCTTCCTGGATAACGGGGCAGCAGATTGAAAAGCATATTGGTGAAGCCACCGATAGCCTCAATAACGTATTAAAAACCAACTACCCCAATTCCCGCCTGAAAGTGGCCTACCGTGACTACCAGCGTGGCGTGTTCACCAGCCGGCTGGCTCTGGTGGTTCAGACTGAAGGCGAGCCGTCCGCCGACAAAGAAATCGTCGTCAACGCCGAGATATCCCACGGGCCATTCCCGATTCGACCGTTCTCGCTGGCGCCGGTCATGGCATCGGTACATGCTGAACTGGCGAATACGGAAGCCGTAAAGCCATTGTTTGAGATGACCAGCAACAAACCCTTTATCTCGGCTGATAGCCGCATCTCCTATAACGGCGATACACATTCCACGGTGACGCTGCTTGCGCTGGATACACAATCCCCCGATACAAAACTCAATTTCAGCGGCGCCAGTCTGCAACTGAATCTCTCGAGCGATCTACGCGCCGCCGAAATCTCCGGAACCCTCGGCAGCCTGCTCATGGAGAAAAATCGGATTGACGGGGTAACGGAAAAACTGTCGCTGCAGGGCATGGCGCTGTCCAGCAACACCCACAAAGGGACGTTCGATATTGATCTGGGCGACAACACCCTGACGCTGAAAAAACTGGCGCTGGATATTCAGGAAGGTGACAGCGTCACCATTAACGATTTGGCGCTGACGAGTCAGGTATCGGAAGACACCACTAATCTGGCTGGCAAGTCCGCGCTGACGCTCGGTTCCATCATGTGGCGCGATCAAAATCTGGGTAGCCTGATGATGAATATCAACTTCTCAGGCTTCGACGGCAAGGGCGCCAAGCAGTTTGCCACCGAGTACCATAAAACGTATCGCGAGATGCTGAGAAACATCGACGACAACACGACGGCGGATGCCTATACCCAACAATTGTCATCCGTGGTACTGCACAATCTGCCCTTGCTGCTAAAAGGCAATCCGACCATCAGCGTCGCGCCGCTGAGCTGGAAAAACGCCAAGGGCGAAAGCACCTTCACTTTCGCGATCGATATGACGGATCCGCTGCAAAAAGCCGCGGCGACGCCAGCCGCCCCCGCCCAATCAGATGAAGAGACGCTGTTTCGCAATTCGGTGAAGAAGGTAGACGCCAAGCTGAACGTACCGCTGGATATGATCACGGAGCTTATGGTGCAGACCGCGCCCAAAGCCACATCCGACGAGCAGAAGAAACAGACGGAGACCATGGCCCGGCAACAAACACAGCTGATGGCCAATATCGGCCAGATGAGTCAAGTGACCGTTACCCAGAATAACGCCATCACCAGCACGCTGCAGTATGCGGATGGTCTCGTCACTTTCAACGCGCGTAAGATTCCGCTGGCGGAATTCCTCGCACCGTTCATCAGCATACCGACGCAGGAAGGAACGGAAGAAGAAGGCGACGATGACGCACAAACTCCGGCTGAACCATCAACACCGACGGCTAAATAA
- the fumC gene encoding class II fumarate hydratase — protein sequence MSITRVEKDSMGEVSVPADRLWGAQTQRSLEHFRISEEKMPAALIAALARTKRAAARVNCDLGLLPADRADAIIHAADEVLAGVHGAEFPLAIWQTGSGTQTNMNMNEVLANRASELLGGVRGGDRRVHPNDDVNKSQSSNDVFPTAMHVAAVSAVREHLIPQLTALQHTLANKAGQFRHIVKIGRTHLQDATPLTLGQEISGWCAMLEHSLRHIENALPHLCELALGGTAVGTGLNTHPEYARRVAEALAELTGHPFVSAPNKFEALATCDALVQGHGALKGLAASLMKIANDVRWLASGPRCGIGELRIPENEPGSSIMPGKVNPTQCEALTMVCCQVMGNDVAINMGGASGNFELNVYRPMIIHNFLQSIRLLADGMNSFNVHCAVGIEPDLARIDHLLNDSLMLVTALNPHIGYDKAAEIAKRAHHEGLTLKAAALKLGYLTESQFDEWVRPENMVGSMTRVDSKG from the coding sequence GTGTCTATAACTCGAGTGGAAAAAGATTCTATGGGCGAAGTGTCTGTTCCCGCTGATAGATTGTGGGGCGCACAAACCCAGCGCTCGCTGGAGCACTTCCGTATTTCTGAAGAGAAAATGCCGGCCGCCCTGATTGCCGCGTTGGCGCGAACCAAACGGGCGGCCGCGCGTGTTAATTGTGACCTGGGATTGCTGCCGGCGGATCGGGCCGACGCCATTATTCATGCCGCTGACGAGGTTTTAGCTGGGGTGCACGGCGCCGAGTTTCCGCTGGCGATCTGGCAAACCGGCTCCGGTACGCAAACCAATATGAATATGAATGAAGTGTTGGCCAACCGAGCCAGCGAACTATTGGGGGGCGTTCGTGGCGGCGACCGGCGGGTTCACCCCAATGACGATGTCAATAAGAGTCAGAGTTCTAATGATGTTTTCCCGACGGCCATGCATGTTGCCGCCGTATCGGCCGTGCGGGAACATTTGATTCCGCAACTGACGGCTTTGCAGCATACGTTGGCCAATAAGGCCGGGCAGTTTCGGCATATTGTGAAAATCGGCCGTACCCATTTGCAGGATGCCACGCCATTAACCCTGGGGCAGGAAATATCCGGATGGTGCGCCATGTTGGAACACAGCCTCAGGCATATCGAAAACGCGCTTCCCCATTTATGTGAGCTGGCATTAGGAGGAACGGCGGTGGGAACCGGCCTGAATACGCATCCGGAATATGCGCGCCGCGTAGCGGAGGCGCTGGCCGAATTGACGGGGCATCCGTTTGTCTCGGCACCCAATAAGTTTGAAGCGCTGGCGACGTGCGATGCGCTGGTGCAAGGACATGGCGCGTTGAAGGGGCTGGCCGCTTCATTGATGAAAATCGCGAATGATGTGCGCTGGCTGGCTTCCGGGCCGCGCTGCGGTATCGGCGAGCTGCGTATTCCGGAAAATGAACCCGGCAGTTCAATCATGCCAGGCAAAGTGAATCCGACGCAGTGCGAGGCGTTGACCATGGTGTGCTGCCAGGTGATGGGGAATGATGTCGCGATCAACATGGGGGGCGCCTCCGGTAATTTTGAGCTCAATGTGTACCGGCCCATGATTATTCATAATTTTTTGCAATCAATCCGCCTGCTGGCCGACGGTATGAACAGTTTCAATGTCCATTGCGCCGTGGGGATTGAACCGGATCTGGCGCGTATCGATCACTTGTTGAACGATTCCCTGATGCTGGTGACGGCGCTAAATCCACACATCGGGTACGACAAGGCGGCGGAGATCGCCAAGCGTGCGCATCATGAAGGGCTGACGTTGAAAGCGGCGGCACTGAAACTGGGATATTTGACGGAATCCCAGTTTGATGAATGGGTTAGGCCGGAAAACATGGTCGGCAGCATGACGCGCGTGGACAGTAAAGGATGA
- a CDS encoding bile acid:sodium symporter family protein: MTWFQRLKIDKFLLVLISVVITASIFPCEGVIKVVFENLTTAAIALLFFMHGAKLSRDAITAGMGHWRLHLVVFASTFILFPLLGIGMSFLSPQVLTPSLYLGFLYLCAMPATVQSAIAFTSMAGGNVAAAICSASSSSILGVFLSPILVGLLMNTQGAQTDTLHAIGAIIMQLMVPFVIGHLSRPLIGKWVDRHRKLINITDRSSILLVVYVAFSEAVVQGIWHQINGWSLLAVMAVSVVLLGIVICVTTLAARKLGFDTADEITIVFCGSKKSLANGIPMANVLFPAAAVGTMVLPLMIFHQIQLMVCATLAQRYAKKTLAQKSEKQTG, encoded by the coding sequence ATGACATGGTTTCAGCGCTTGAAGATTGACAAATTTTTGCTGGTTTTGATTAGTGTGGTGATCACCGCATCGATATTTCCCTGTGAAGGGGTTATCAAAGTCGTTTTCGAAAACTTGACGACGGCGGCCATCGCGCTGCTGTTTTTTATGCACGGCGCCAAGCTGTCCCGCGATGCCATTACCGCAGGGATGGGGCACTGGCGGCTTCATCTGGTGGTTTTCGCCAGCACCTTCATTCTGTTCCCTCTGCTCGGCATAGGTATGTCCTTTCTGTCGCCGCAAGTGCTGACGCCGAGCCTGTATCTTGGTTTTCTTTATCTGTGCGCGATGCCCGCTACTGTTCAGTCCGCCATTGCATTTACCTCCATGGCGGGCGGCAATGTGGCGGCGGCTATTTGTAGCGCGTCGTCTTCCAGCATTCTTGGCGTGTTCTTATCGCCGATTTTGGTGGGACTGTTGATGAATACCCAGGGGGCGCAGACCGACACGTTGCATGCCATCGGCGCTATTATCATGCAGTTGATGGTGCCTTTCGTTATTGGTCATCTGTCCCGCCCGCTGATCGGCAAGTGGGTCGATCGCCATCGTAAACTGATCAATATCACTGACCGGTCATCCATTTTGCTGGTGGTGTATGTGGCGTTCAGCGAAGCGGTGGTGCAGGGCATTTGGCATCAGATCAATGGTTGGTCGCTGCTGGCGGTGATGGCGGTGTCAGTAGTGCTGCTGGGGATTGTGATCTGCGTGACGACGTTAGCCGCCCGCAAGCTGGGATTCGATACTGCGGATGAGATTACCATTGTGTTTTGCGGTTCCAAAAAGAGCCTGGCCAACGGTATCCCCATGGCGAATGTACTGTTTCCGGCTGCGGCGGTGGGCACCATGGTGCTGCCGCTGATGATTTTTCATCAAATCCAACTGATGGTATGTGCGACGCTGGCCCAGCGTTACGCGAAAAAGACCTTGGCACAGAAAAGCGAAAAGCAGACCGGTTGA
- the add gene encoding adenosine deaminase: MIDPRIPLTDIHRHLDGNIRPQTILDLGRQFNVVLPGNNVTALLPHIQVVNNEPDLLRFLQKLDWGVAVLGSLDACRRVAYENVVDAIHAGLDYAELRFSPYYMARSHNLPLQGVVEAVIDGIAAGCRDYNHTVDINLIGIMSRTFGTEACQQELDALLAYRDQIVAVDLAGDELGYPGSLFTGHFNQAKDAGWHITVHAGEAVGPESIWQAIEHLGAERIGHGVTAIIDSTLMEYMAERQIGIESCLTSNLQTSTVKELAEHPLVHFLHHGIPATINTDDPAVQGIDIGHEYEVAAPLAGLTQENMRQAQENGLNVAFISEEEKARIRQRVLQRQA, from the coding sequence ATGATCGATCCGCGTATTCCTTTGACGGATATCCATCGCCACCTTGATGGCAACATCCGCCCTCAAACCATTCTTGATCTGGGCCGCCAATTTAACGTTGTCCTCCCCGGAAACAACGTCACTGCACTCTTGCCGCATATTCAGGTTGTCAACAATGAACCCGATTTGCTGCGTTTCCTGCAAAAACTTGACTGGGGCGTTGCCGTTCTCGGCTCGCTGGATGCCTGCCGGCGCGTCGCTTATGAAAACGTCGTGGACGCTATTCACGCCGGGCTGGACTATGCGGAACTGCGCTTTTCCCCCTATTACATGGCGCGCAGCCACAATCTGCCGTTGCAGGGTGTCGTTGAAGCCGTGATTGACGGTATCGCCGCCGGTTGTCGCGACTACAACCACACTGTCGACATCAACCTGATCGGCATCATGAGCCGCACCTTTGGTACCGAGGCTTGTCAACAGGAATTGGATGCGCTGCTGGCGTATCGGGATCAGATTGTTGCGGTCGATCTGGCTGGCGATGAGCTGGGCTACCCCGGTTCGTTATTCACCGGTCATTTCAACCAGGCGAAAGATGCAGGTTGGCATATTACCGTGCATGCCGGCGAAGCCGTCGGGCCGGAAAGCATCTGGCAGGCGATTGAACATCTGGGCGCCGAGCGCATCGGCCACGGCGTTACCGCCATTATTGACAGCACATTGATGGAATATATGGCCGAGCGCCAAATCGGCATCGAATCCTGCCTGACCTCCAATCTGCAGACCAGTACCGTCAAAGAATTGGCTGAACATCCGTTGGTGCATTTCCTGCACCACGGCATTCCCGCCACCATCAACACTGACGACCCTGCGGTTCAGGGCATTGATATCGGTCATGAATATGAAGTGGCAGCGCCACTGGCCGGGCTGACGCAGGAAAATATGCGGCAGGCGCAGGAAAACGGTCTGAACGTTGCCTTCATTTCCGAAGAGGAAAAAGCGCGTATCCGCCAGCGAGTCCTCCAGCGCCAGGCCTAA
- the araC gene encoding arabinose operon transcriptional regulator AraC, with protein MYHRMAHETQSNPLLPGYAFNAYLVAGLTPILAGGPLDFFIDRPDGMKGYIINLTIKGQGKVLDGDETFYCNPGDLLLFPPRSRHYYGRAPGSDCWYHRWVYFRPRAYWADWLEWHSRGCDVGRLTLSSTTLLQEFDRLFVHIEQTHRSGRRFSEELAMNLLERLLIRAMEEDPQSPERIMDPRIIEACQYVTGNLAGELRIDEVARHVCLSPSRLAHLFREQVGVNILRWREDQRVIRAKLLLQTTQESIATIGRVVGYDDQLYFSRVFRKRVGVSPSDFRRRHSEIHRPTEPSPDGKWREDAAESPRLVVGS; from the coding sequence ATGTATCACCGTATGGCGCATGAAACCCAGTCCAACCCGCTATTGCCCGGCTATGCGTTCAACGCTTATCTGGTCGCCGGATTGACGCCTATTTTGGCGGGCGGGCCATTGGATTTTTTCATCGACCGTCCCGATGGCATGAAGGGTTACATCATCAATCTGACTATCAAGGGGCAGGGGAAAGTGTTGGATGGCGATGAAACCTTTTATTGCAACCCGGGCGATCTGTTGCTGTTTCCGCCGCGTTCTCGCCACTACTACGGCCGCGCCCCCGGCAGTGATTGTTGGTATCACCGCTGGGTCTATTTCCGACCGCGCGCCTACTGGGCGGACTGGCTGGAATGGCACAGCCGGGGATGCGATGTCGGCCGGCTGACGCTGTCAAGCACTACCTTGTTGCAGGAGTTCGATCGGCTGTTTGTCCATATTGAACAGACGCATCGATCCGGGCGCCGGTTTTCTGAGGAACTGGCGATGAATCTGCTGGAGCGGTTGCTGATTCGGGCGATGGAAGAGGATCCACAAAGCCCGGAGCGCATTATGGATCCGCGCATTATTGAAGCTTGTCAGTATGTGACGGGGAATCTGGCGGGTGAACTGCGTATCGATGAGGTGGCGCGCCACGTCTGTTTGTCGCCGTCGCGGTTGGCGCATCTGTTCCGGGAGCAAGTTGGGGTGAATATTCTGCGCTGGCGCGAAGATCAGCGGGTGATACGTGCCAAGCTGTTGCTGCAGACGACACAGGAGTCCATCGCCACCATTGGCCGGGTGGTGGGCTATGACGATCAACTGTACTTTTCCCGTGTCTTTCGTAAGCGCGTTGGCGTCAGCCCGAGCGATTTTCGGCGCCGGCACAGTGAAATCCACCGGCCGACGGAGCCGTCGCCGGATGGCAAGTGGCGCGAGGATGCCGCGGAGAGCCCGCGGCTGGTGGTCGGTTCCTGA
- a CDS encoding oxidoreductase, with translation MAETLRVGLLGYGYASKTFHAPLIISTPGLMLAAVSSSDADKVHADLPSVRVEREPQALFNDPDIDLIVIPTPNDTHFPLVKQALEAGKHVVVDKPFTVTLSQANELNRLAQNRGKLLSVFHSRRWDSDYLTLRQLLGTGVLGDVVYMESHFDRYRPEVRKRWREDGSVGSGIWYDLAPHLIDQVLQLFGQPVSIQVDMAQLRPGSKSIDYFHATLLYPLRRVVLHSTMLAAAESARFVVHGTQGSYVKFGLDPQEGLLKEGQRPDDHAEWGQDQRDGVLTVCQNGVLAQQTIPTIPGQYQAYYAGIRDAIRGDGENPVPAEQAIKVMELIELGLESWEQKKAMTLKNH, from the coding sequence ATGGCAGAAACTCTCCGAGTCGGGTTGCTAGGCTATGGTTATGCCAGTAAGACGTTTCACGCACCGCTGATCATTTCTACTCCCGGCCTGATGCTGGCGGCGGTGTCCAGCAGCGATGCCGACAAGGTTCATGCCGATTTGCCGTCTGTCCGCGTTGAACGCGAACCGCAAGCGTTGTTCAACGATCCTGATATTGATCTGATTGTGATCCCCACGCCTAACGATACCCATTTCCCGCTGGTGAAACAGGCTCTGGAAGCCGGCAAGCATGTGGTGGTGGATAAGCCGTTCACGGTGACGTTGTCACAAGCTAACGAGCTGAACCGGCTGGCGCAGAACCGGGGAAAATTACTCTCCGTCTTCCATAGTCGACGTTGGGACAGCGATTACCTGACGTTGCGGCAATTGTTGGGCACCGGCGTATTGGGCGATGTGGTGTATATGGAATCACACTTTGACCGTTACCGGCCGGAGGTGAGAAAACGCTGGCGCGAAGATGGCAGCGTCGGCAGCGGCATCTGGTACGATCTCGCGCCTCATTTAATCGACCAGGTTCTGCAACTGTTCGGGCAACCGGTATCTATCCAGGTGGATATGGCGCAACTGCGGCCGGGCAGCAAGTCGATCGACTATTTTCATGCCACGCTGCTGTATCCGTTGCGGCGAGTGGTGCTACATAGCACCATGCTGGCGGCGGCGGAAAGCGCGCGTTTTGTCGTTCATGGCACGCAGGGCAGCTACGTGAAGTTCGGGTTGGATCCGCAGGAAGGGCTGCTGAAAGAAGGGCAGCGTCCGGACGACCACGCCGAATGGGGGCAGGATCAACGCGACGGTGTGTTGACGGTGTGCCAGAACGGCGTTCTCGCACAGCAGACGATACCGACTATCCCCGGTCAGTATCAGGCGTACTATGCGGGTATCCGCGATGCAATACGGGGTGATGGCGAAAACCCGGTGCCCGCTGAGCAGGCAATCAAAGTGATGGAGTTGATCGAACTGGGGCTGGAGTCCTGGGAGCAGAAAAAGGCCATGACATTGAAGAACCATTGA